A window of Bacillota bacterium genomic DNA:
GCCGGGACGCCACAGAGCAGATTTCTTCGCTGATTCAGGAAATGCAGGAGGCCGTGCAGGGAGCAGTAACTTCAATGGAGCGGGGCACAAGGGTTGTCGAAGAGGGCGCAGCGGTGGTTGGAAAAGGAGGAGAAGTTTTTGAAGAAATTCTGGGTTCGATTGAAAGCGTGACCGGAAAAATCGCGGAGGTGACGGCAGCAGCCGAGCAGATGGCTGCAAGCGCAGACCAGGTAATGAGGGCTGTGGAAGAAATTGCCCGCATAGCTGCCCAGAATTCTTCGGCAGCGCAGCAGGTTGCTGCTGCTACGGAAGAGGAAACCTCCTCACTTGAAGAGCTATCTTCGGCAAGTGAAGCCCTGGCACAGTTGGCCGCTTCCCTCAGGGAACTGACTGTCAGGTTCCAGTTTTAAGAAAAATGTCTGTTTCGAAGAGGATTTTTTCGAAAAGTGGCGAATAAAAATAAATAGTGCCAAATTTCTCAAAGTTCAGCGGCCTTTTGGCTGGCTTGGCAGCGAGAAGAGAAAGAGAAACCCTGCCGGGAGAGCAGGCCGGTGACTTTGAAAGATTATTGTTTTTGGTTTGTTTCTTTCTCAAGGTCGCGCCGAATGGTGCGGTAAGGAACTGGGGGGGAGAAAGGGGAAAAAGGGGAGGTGGCCGCTCTGCATTTGGTGGCGATTGAGAAGGTGCAGCCCGGAATGCGGGTAGCGCAGCCGGTTTTCGATAGCAATGGGAATCTCCTCATTCAGCAGGGGGTTGCATTGACAGAGAGGTATATCACGCGGCTTGCCTGGCGCGGGATCACTTCACTCTATGTTTACAACGAAGGCATTTCGAATCTCAATCTTAAGGTGGATGATGTAATCCGGGTTGAAACCCGCCTGCGGGCAATCCGTACGGTAAAGAAGTTGATGTCACAGGTTTCCGTTGGAGAGTGCTTTTCCGACCAGGAGGTAAAAGAGATTATAGAAAACATCGTTGACGAAATTCTTCATCACGAAGACGTGGTTGTTAACCTCTCAGATATTCGAGCGAAGCAGGACTATCATTTCGGCCATTCGGTAGGGGTTTGCGTTTTGAGTTTGCTGGCGGGGGTGATTCTGGGCTTTGACCGGGAACGCTTGAAGCGTCTGGGGGAGGCTGCAATTCTTCACGACCTGGGCAAGGTGTTCGTCCCTTCGGAAATTTTGGAAAAGCCCGGCCCCTTATCTTCGGCAGAAATGGCCGAGGTCAGACGCCATACCTGGCTGGGGTTCCGCGCCCTTTACCAGTGTTCCACCCTCGGCCCTGATCCCGCCCAGGTGGCCTTAACCCACCACGAAAGATACGATGGGAAGGGCTACCCCCTGGGTCTGGCGGGTGATGAGATCCCCGAGTTTGCCCGGATCGTTGCGCTGGCCGATGTCTTTGACGCCCTGGTCACCGACCGCGTCTACCGCAGGCATTATCTCCCTTACGAAGCCGTCGAGATTCTCACTGCCGAAACGGGAACCCACTACGATCCGAAAATTGCCCGTGCTTTTCTTTACAACATCGCTCCCTACCCTGTAGGCTCCCACGTTTCCTTGAATACAGGGGAGCTGGGGGTTGTCACGAAGGTTTGCCGGGGCTGGGGGGTCCGGCCTATCGTAACTGTTATCCGGGATGCCGAGGGGCGCCCTCTCAGGGATCCTTATCAGATTGACTTGAGATTTGCTCCTACAGTTTTTATTGTGGACCTGGTCCAGGACCAGGTTCCGGT
This region includes:
- a CDS encoding HD-GYP domain-containing protein encodes the protein MAALHLVAIEKVQPGMRVAQPVFDSNGNLLIQQGVALTERYITRLAWRGITSLYVYNEGISNLNLKVDDVIRVETRLRAIRTVKKLMSQVSVGECFSDQEVKEIIENIVDEILHHEDVVVNLSDIRAKQDYHFGHSVGVCVLSLLAGVILGFDRERLKRLGEAAILHDLGKVFVPSEILEKPGPLSSAEMAEVRRHTWLGFRALYQCSTLGPDPAQVALTHHERYDGKGYPLGLAGDEIPEFARIVALADVFDALVTDRVYRRHYLPYEAVEILTAETGTHYDPKIARAFLYNIAPYPVGSHVSLNTGELGVVTKVCRGWGVRPIVTVIRDAEGRPLRDPYQIDLRFAPTVFIVDLVQDQVPVRRAGAG